aataAATTATTCGATCAAATTGTCCTGAGCAAACACATTGGGTAAAAGCTGCCTTGGTTTAGTGCTAACTCACTTCAAGAATGGCAAAATGCAGCAACTCCTCTATTCTATGCACACTCTCCCACTGTTCATGTAAGTGAACTTGCAAATCTCCTCAAAGAAATCATCAGCAGCATCATGGCAGTTCTTCATCTGAGAAATCCTAATGATCATCCTTCTTAGCCTCACGCTGTACCTGACAAGGGACTCGAGGGTGTTCAGCTTCTGCTCAGCATTCAGAGGTGACCGCACGGTGACCAGGACCTGCTCCAAGGAAGGTATCACGAACCTCGAATCCAACTGCATTGACAGAGCAGAGTTATTAGTTACGCCATACACCACCTAGAAGTCCAGAAGTGAAACATTGCAAACATAGAAGCGGTAGCCGGTATGGCATGGTTTACCTTCCTCAGGCTGTTCTTCTGACACAGCGCCGCGAACATGGCGCCGTGGATCTCGAACTTGCGAAGCTTCGGGTGGCTATTGAAGAATTCGACGAGGTCGATCTCCGGAAAGGGCTGCAGCGTGTCATAATCACCGCAGAACTCAACCTTCATCACCAGGTGCTTCACCTCGCCAGCGCACTGCAGCACCGAGCTGATTGCACCCCAGCTCCACTGCACGCCGCGCAGCGAGAGCTGGTCCAGCTCCGGGAGCTTCCCCATCTCGACATGATACAGAGTACCTAGAACATCCCATTTTTTAATAGTAACCATCAGGCAATGTGAAACAGACCAAATCTGTTTCGCAGGGGAACACGCAAAGGGGCATCCGGAGCGTACCAGTGTTCTTGGAGATTGTGAGATGTTTGAGACGGTGGCCACCTTGCAGAGAGATTGAGGAGAAGCCCTGGATCTCAAGAGACTCGACGCGGGGCGCGGCGAACCTGAGAGAGCAGTTGCCAGAGCCGACGAAGTCGAGCCGGCACCGCTCGAGCAGGGCAAGCGAGACGACAGCCTCCCCGGCGCACTCGCACCCGAGCAGCGCGAGGTCGGTGAGGTTGGGGCACGCGGCGACGGCGCCGTTGACCGCGGCGTCGTCCAGCACGGCGCCGACGACCTCCAGCACGCGGAGCCGCTCCATCCGGCCCCACGCGGGGGGGCGCGTCATCGTGAGCCCCCACAGCCTGAGCTCCTCGAGGCCCGCAGCCACCCCGATGGAGTCCAGGTGGCCCGACTTGTCGGTGGCGGCGGAGTCCACCCGCAGCTCGAGCACGCGCAGCGTGGCGGCCCGCGCCGCGAGCCAGCGCGGGAGCAGCGACGCGGAGAAGGGGCAGTACACGACGAGCTCCTCGAGGCGTGAGGCGGCGTCGACCATCCTGCCGATGGCGTCGTCGGCCGCGGccaccgccgacgccgacgccggtcCGCCACCCACGGCCTCGAACGCGCCCCGCGGGAAGTAGAGCGACGGCAGGAAGGGCATGCAGTCGCGCCAGCAGCGGGCGACGGCGGCGCAGGAGGCCACGTCGCGGGCGTTGCTGAGCTGCGAAAGGATGTGCTGAACGACGCCTTCCGGGAGCGCGTCCATGCCGCCGTCGTACCACGGGGAACTGTTGCCGGAGCGGCGAGTGGCGGCCGAGATGGAGATTGGGGGGTTGGTGTGCGCGATTCGTGTGAGGCTGGAATGGAGGTGGGGTTCGAAATTTAAAAGGAGTGGGGGGAGCCGCGGCGTGGGAGGATTTGGATTTTGAAATTGTGGCGACCGTTCCCAAGGGATTTCGTGGCCTGCTCTGGGCATTCGAACTTTGAAACCTTGGTGGGATGGTGGGAGGTTTGGGGCTTCCTTTTTCGAGTTGGCGCCTGCCGCAGTGCCGTGTGGCGGCGCGGCTTGGGGCGGGTCCGCGCGTGCGCGGCTGCCATTCGTTTTTCGCCCGCCGACTGGCGAGAGAGGCGGGAGCGCTAGCTTTTCCTGACATCCAGTTTTTTTTATTCGTGGGCCGACACAGACACATTCAGCACTACCTGTAGGCCTGCcttgggctgggctgggctgggtcTATGCGGGCTTACTTATATATTTTAATTGTTGCTCAAAATTTAATCAAGAAAAATTCATTCACTCTTTTAGTTATTATTATTATCGTCATAGTCTAATTTTATTATTTCATGAACGCTCAAACCAAATATCTTACACCTACATTTTCAAAACCGTTTAAATTACCACCATAACTTAATTTAGAGTAGTTTTAGTTTTGTCCTTTTTTATAGTTAAAAAAATGTGTAAATATTTTATAAGATTTTTAAACCATAGAAAATGGCTTTAAGTATTTAAAATTTCCCAAAACAAATCAAGAGTTAGATTAGTATAtgaaaaatcaatataaaatatttagagcttaTGAAAACATCTTTAGAACCTTCAAAAAATAGGTTTAACTCTAGAAAAATATCAATAAAGATCTAGAAAATTCTCATAACATTATAATTGATATATAGACATATTTTAGAAACTTTGTACGGTACAAATATGAGATGCAGCTAGCATGAATACAACATACATTAATGTTGAATGTATTCATAATATCATTTGTGCCGGTAGCATATTGATTTTTGTGAAAAGTTGTAAAACACGTTTACATATTAATTAGACTGTTTTCCTAGATTTTTTTGGGTATTCTTTACATTTTACTAGAGATAGATATAGTTTTAACTATCTAGATTTattttcatgagctctaaatattttatttagatTTTTTGTATCCTAATTTATCTCTAGATTTTCTTTTGGAAATTTTAAAAGCTTAGAGGCATTTTATGTGGTTTAAAAAACTTGTCAAGCATTTACCAAAAAAACTAATAATAAAAAAGGCCAAAGCCGCCTTCAAAATCACTTAAAGCCATGGTAGAGAGGTAATTTGAACGGTTTTAAGTGTTCAGAGGGTAAGATGTCTAGttttgaagtttgagaaggaaaaCCAGACTACAGCGATATTTCAGGTTGGTAGAATAGACTTTTTTACTTTGATCTTGTATCGCTAACTCGCTCGACTCATGGCTGGCTCAGGTCGACTTGACTCggctcgttttaactttttcacgctggaagtctagctcgctattttaacgagccagctcgcgagcggctcacgAGCTGAGGCCTATCAGTCCACGACCATGAATTCAGAAGATGATGGTGCTGACCTAGAAGTGTACCCCTATTCTATTGGTATGTGGTACTTAAATATTGATATTATGGATTGTTTTGcagggagaagatgatgatgctaacATTGAATCTGTGGACTTTTCTAAGTTTGTAATGGCAAGCAACTAGTTAGTATGCTGGAACTACATGATCATGGATGAGCTAGCTATGTTCCCAAGCTCAAAAGGTTCTCTTTAAACTCTATGCACATGTTTATTGTTTTCTAATAGATGCTTTGACTTTGGAGATTTATTATAGGTGGATTACAAAGGAATTGCTCATGAGTTGTGGGAGGCAATCAACCGCCTCtatggtgactcctccacaagtgATAATGACAAAGTCAAGGAGGATGATCCCaaggaggaggtgcatgagtgtgtcgagcatgaccataatttggtgattgtggacgattgctccaccttatggtcaagtgatgatgatgatcgatctaccacaagtttacttgacaaggttgaagatgatgcctcaagtgatgcaattgatgatgctactccatgcacacttgatggtgatgacgaTGGATCATGCCCGGATAACATTGCTACTATAAGCTCAtccactacatcacattgcttcatctCATAAGGTGACatcaaggtatctaatgcaaatgtgattgatcttgattcatatgaagagcttctagatagatttgGTAGCATGATCAAAGCCTTataaaaagagatggctaaaaccgagaaattaaaaaaaatgaaaactcttttctaaagaaaacatgtgaacaacaaaagcatctactttatgttactacttgttcatatgaggagctaaaattggctcatgaggaacttagtgttgctcatgataacttggtacaagaccatacTTTTCTCATTAAATATCTTTCTAATGAGAAgattaaaactagtgagagctcatcacatgggtcaaatgatcaatcacataatGTTGCTAACCCATGTGATGtagttgttgacggtagttaacattcatcacaaaccgtcAATATACCTTGTATAAATAACTAAAATGGATcatcaacatagacttaggggttttaactaataaattccatgtgttttggtgaatctgtgttttcagcaggatttaatcagaaaacctccaaggaggacctattcgtcgaAGGAAATCGTGGAATTCCACAGTGGGACCAACGTAGAAAGACtttagaagactccaggaggtaTTCCACCAAAGAAGGGCTCAagccactgacaggtggggccggtcAGCCCCACTATTAGGATGGACGGCCTATGGGCCCCCATGTCAGCCTCTTGTTGTTACgtcggttctccatcgcctcTAGGATCACATCTATGTTGTTcttttaactcagtttgatccaagggtccagaatgcttgaaggcccctatatatacctgcctatACCCCCTCCAAGGGATCCATGCATATGATCCCGAGACTCTGAgtgccagaaaccctaattcatatttccaccaggatcagagctagacatcaagagaagattagtcctcaataggatctagtcttatattagagatagagagatagagtgtgagggaagagtttggaggaagtgtcggACCATCgttgctctctctatggcttgtaccctggcagaatcaagttcttcttgagcttgcttttgagattctttggtaatcgacttctaattaaagtaagcatcttgttcatattgttcttcatgtTTACAACtctctttgagtactttaatccttatagctcctgggttaaagtagtattcatagtataagcgtggtgcttagactcggttactcgtggatgtaccctactttttGGATCGGTGGAAggtcgcgagggtgactcttatagccttgttgaatcctttgtagtccacctctcgtttgtaggcctagcaggaccttgttactatagaaaacatactctatctgtgttttctttagtaatatctctagaattgaacaatagaagacaaagcttaccgaagttagaactagaagaccttagtgatcTCCTTTATATTCctgttatctagccttgattgtgaaattgggttaagttagatgtagttagtctcacacatgtttccttgagATGGATATAAAATTGGGTTACTCCTGGTACTGGGTTACTCCTGGTGATGTTCTACATTGGTATAATATTCGTGCGCTTGCGaattataccaacaagcatttctggtgccgttgccgGGAAAACAGATGTTGAGTTAACtttgaacctagcttaacctggtatcattattcttttatcttttatctttcattctttttaccatggatctagcaTCCACCCCTATCCATCAATACGCTGCACCTACGAGCGCATGCCTAGAGCCACTAGAATCTTCAAAACCTATCCTtacacctggctatgagttgtGCCCGTGTTTAATCAACATGGTCCGAGATCAATCCTTTTTgggtgaagatgatgaaaacccttATTCCTacttaaatgagtttgagcaaacctgtgCATACTTATGTATTGTGGGCATGTCGGacgaaaccttacgatggaagctttttcctttctctttgatgggaaaagcCAAACGTTGGTACAagctcaccatagggagtagacaaggagattagaAAGCCttatgttctagcttttgcttgcatttctttcccatctctagagtagttAGCCTTCGTTCAGAGgctctatcttttaaacaagaagaaaaagaatctctaggcatagCATGGGATCATTTTAGTGCTCTTATTAATACTAGCCCTGACTTGCCATTCAAGAtcctattcttcttcaacacttttatatgggtcttgataggaaaatCTCAAAGCATCTTGATATAGCCTCAGGAggctcgttcttgcatgtctccgctAATTTAGGaagaagcattcttactaaaattctagagaacacccctaaagaagtagaagagaagccatTAGAGGAGGAATCCTAGACAGCTGAACTAGAACTTTTGCctaacccatcaccaacttcagtTGTCCCAAATCCTGAACCACTGGAAAAGACGAAAACTCCAATTTtagattttatgcttgaattcgaggatgaactttttgatgaatatagagaTACCTCAAATTACCATATTATGAGGAGACCCTAGAAGCCTAGGAAATTATCATCTCATGAAGAAATCGTAGACCCTtctaaggaagctttccttaaaaagactatgaaagagatagtgtctattataagtaatgaatggttagaagaatcagacctttcctctgatgtgattcgtctagattcaccttctatttccATTCGCTGCTAAATTAACAAGGCTTCTTTCAATGCTCTTTATaatccagttgtgggtgttaatatcatgtctgcatcttttgctcgtGATTTGTTAAAAGACATgtcattaaccccaacaacaaagttattgaaaagtctttcaAGACACATTCTTCCAAGTTTGGGAATTctttatgtcctccctatctaggtacaaggaaccatggttcatttgagcttttatatctttaaTATCATAGAGtttgacctattgataggacaacaAATTGAAAGACTTATCTAAGAAGGTCGAACAGGGAAGTTAAAATAAGTCTAgggaaaaactttaaactttctatacccattactcattctctaaatgctgagactgAGCCAATTCTCAAAGAatacccaatggaagaggttaaagtttcatctcttgatgacttgatcgaacccaaccttgaaaATGATGCCCAGTTCTTTgtccaggaggaagaagaaaatcctacagagcctgaacctctagatgaattactAGAACCACCTaggcccaccattgagcttaaacccctgtcTTCTAGTCTTaggtatgcttttctcaataatgatcaggattctcctatgatcataagtgataaactctctcaggaTGAAACTCTCCGCTTGATaactatcttagaaaagcattgatctgcttttggctactcgctccaagaccttaagggaattagccctactatttgcacccatcgcatccctacatATCCTgattctataccttctagggagccacaaTGTAGGCTTAACAATACGATGAGAGAGGTTGCTAAGAAAGAGATTTTGAAACTCCTACACGCTGGGATCATCTATCCCATTCTGtacagtgagtgggtaagccctgtgcaagttgtgcctaaaaagggagacATGGTGTTgttaaaatgaaaagaatgaattaatccccaaagaaccatcaatggatggtggatgtgcatGGACttccgaaaacttaacaaggcaacaaaaaaagaTCATTTTTGGTTGCCCTttattgatgaaatgttagagcgacTGGTAGATCAGTCTTTCTTCTATTTTATTGATGGGTATTCAAGTTATCACCAGATTCATCCAGATgatcaaagcaaaaccacctttacatgcccatatggaacttatgcttatcgtagaatgtcttttggactatgtaatgctctagcttcttttcaaagatgcatcaTGTCTaaattttctgatatgattgaagaaatcctAGAAGTTTTCATGTATGATTTTTTTGTTTATGGAAAAcatttgatgattgtcttgaaaatttagacaaggttttgcaaagatgtgaagaaaagcacttagtccttaattgggaaaaatgtcatttcatggttagagaaggcatagtgcttggacacttggtgttcgaatgagggatagaggtagatagagctaaaattgaagtaattgaacaattacctcctcccataaatatcagagggatccgcagttttcttggtcatgcgggATTTTACTACTGCTTTATAAATATTGCTAGACCATTAAcaaatcttttggccaaggatgtttcctttgaatttgatgatgcatgcttaaaatcttttgaaattcttaagaaagcactcatatATGCACTAATCATTCAACCCcttgattggtcgctaccttttgaaattatgtgtgatgctagtgattatgctgtgggggtagttttaggacaaacaaaagataagaagcatcatgccattgcttatgctagcaaaactctgacaGGACCTCGACTTAactatgcaacaactgaaaaggAACTCCTGGTTGTTGTTTTTTATATTGATAAGTTTtaatcttacttagtaggagctaaggtgattatttatactgatcatgttgctttaaaatacctgctcacaaagaaagatgctaaaccatgacttataagatggattttgctactccaagaatttgacttagaaataaaagataaaaagggagtagaaaattctgttgcTGATCACTTATTCAGAATGCAGTTTGAAAATCCGCAGGAATTACCCATCAACGATTCGCTATAggatgacatgctcttcaagatcaCAAAATCCAACCCCTAGTAcgcgaatattgttaattttatggttacaggctatgtaccaccaggggagaataAAAGGAAGCTCATGTTtgaaagtcatctccacatatgggatgagccgtacctcttcagagtctgctcTGACGGCTTGCTCAGGAGATGTGTACCAGTAGAAGAAGGCATTAAGATTATTgagcgatgccactcatcaccatatagaggacattatggtgcattccgcactcattcaaagatctggcaaagtggatttTTCTAGCCAACCATGTGTAAAGATACGAAGGAATTCATCCAAAGGTGTGGAGCATGTTAGAGGCacgggaatatcaattcaagagatgccatgccactcaccgaCAACCTCTAATTGAGCTTTTCAATGTTAGGGGTATCAACTACATGGGACTGTTTCCAAAGTCAAAGAACCGTGAATACATCTTGGtagcagttgactatgtctccaagtgggttgaagccatgccatgcagaGCAGCAGATGTGAAGAACTCTAAGAAGATGTTTAAAGAGATAATATTTTCATAATTcggagttccaaggatggtgattagtgatggaggcactcacttcactaaCAAGAACTTTCACAATTACTTGTTAagacatgggatccatcacaGCATCGCTACTCCATACCATCCTTAGACAAGTGGCCAATCAGAAACATTGAACAAATAGATCAAGAATATTCCGTAGAAgacggtcaatgagatggggactgcATAGAAAGATAGATTACCTGATGCACTATGGTCCTATAgaacggcctataaaacaccacttgggatgtcaccatatcaacttgTCTATGAGAAGACCtgtcatctacctgttgagctagaattcaaggctcactaggccatcaagcgatggaacatggactttgaagctgcAGGaaccaagagaaagatgcaactctctgagcttgatgaatggcgtgaaaaagcatatcacaatgccaaggtatacaaggagagaacaaaaggatggcatgataagaggatcaagaagaaggagttcaccctaggagataaggtattactttttaattctagggttaaattattcggaCATGGAAAGCTtcggagcaaatg
This DNA window, taken from Miscanthus floridulus cultivar M001 chromosome 13, ASM1932011v1, whole genome shotgun sequence, encodes the following:
- the LOC136501975 gene encoding F-box protein At1g10780-like, translating into MDALPEGVVQHILSQLSNARDVASCAAVARCWRDCMPFLPSLYFPRGAFEAVGGGPASASAVAAADDAIGRMVDAASRLEELVVYCPFSASLLPRWLAARAATLRVLELRVDSAATDKSGHLDSIGVAAGLEELRLWGLTMTRPPAWGRMERLRVLEVVGAVLDDAAVNGAVAACPNLTDLALLGCECAGEAVVSLALLERCRLDFVGSGNCSLRFAAPRVESLEIQGFSSISLQGGHRLKHLTISKNTGTLYHVEMGKLPELDQLSLRGVQWSWGAISSVLQCAGEVKHLVMKVEFCGDYDTLQPFPEIDLVEFFNSHPKLRKFEIHGAMFAALCQKNSLRKLDSRFVIPSLEQVLVTVRSPLNAEQKLNTLESLVRYSVRLRRMIIRISQMKNCHDAADDFFEEICKFTYMNSGRVCIE